The following are encoded together in the Pedobacter steynii genome:
- a CDS encoding SusC/RagA family TonB-linked outer membrane protein, translating into MKSFYTVKRACLLTMLVWLLALNATYAQSTVTGTVTDENNQPMPGVSIRLKGKTGGGLTNTNGKFSLSVPPNSTLVFSFIGYLSKEVAVGAPSEINVKLDPNQADLNEVVVTALGIKKEKKRLGYAVQEVKGDALQKAISPNVVESLTGKVAGLTVTNSSDFFSDPKLYLRGKKPLIVIDGVPSTTTDMWNISSDDIENISVLKGAAASALYGSLGLNGAVQISLKSSSNAAKGTTMSVNSSTTFQGGFIRIPKAQTQYGPGDAGEYAFGTGGPGGGGINDFDYSVWGPKFDGRLLPQYDSPIDAATGKRIPTPWLSRGADNLGNFMETGLVTSTNFSVQSKGESGGVTLSDTYKYSKASVPGAKLNINTFRINGNLNLSDKLSVDGSLQHTYEYASNLPRNNYGPHSPIYNLSIWGGAHFDIRDLKDYWVPGKEGIKQRFVENWRYNNPYMLAHEWKRPYTKNDVLGFLKLNYKISDKLDAHVRTSLNTYSLTKDEEISMDIYDYDISDRGGRYRHNEYGMLESNTDFLVKYHDSFFNEVFSVNATLGGNQLYKSNNEAHASTTKLIVPGIFKLNNSTDKVLPTSYKDKKGIYSAYSSIDLAYKNQIFLGMTGRVDKSSTLPVNNSTFFYPSLSLSAVVSDMVHLPKAINFLKVRAAYAKVGSDGIGEDEDIYNAVNSYTTGSRNRNLPIAAYPSIIDNPNLKPEFNTTYEYGLEARFLNDRLGFDFSYYRNDYGPQIFTQVFSQTSGYTGIRLNGRTTQRRGYDFSFNATPVKTENFSWMALVNVDGGKDYLKSLPALADGSPQLKEGRTPVGGRLDDYWYSDWEKSPDGQLIMNEDGLPRITDYDVNIGNQKTSFSISMNNTFSYKNISLSFLVDGRFGGITYDRFERDLWRSGSHPDAIAPERELSNIAYANGTDPRTMLIPGLKIVSGEAKYDPDGNVLSDTRVFAPNDYKVDYQTWAKQYKAAWQNNVIDKTFIKLREVVLTYNVPASFLKNKFLKGASLSFVGRNLYYWTKDKTFGDLDTYSMSTGDTDLQQPSQRTYGFNINLKF; encoded by the coding sequence ATGAAATCTTTCTACACAGTAAAAAGAGCGTGCCTGCTGACGATGTTGGTCTGGCTGCTGGCTTTAAATGCGACTTACGCGCAAAGTACGGTTACCGGAACGGTTACCGATGAAAACAATCAACCCATGCCTGGCGTATCCATCAGGCTTAAGGGAAAGACCGGAGGTGGCTTAACCAATACCAACGGAAAATTCAGTTTATCTGTACCTCCCAATTCGACTTTAGTATTTAGTTTTATTGGCTACCTGTCAAAGGAAGTCGCAGTGGGGGCACCATCCGAAATCAATGTAAAACTTGATCCGAACCAGGCGGATTTAAATGAGGTGGTGGTCACAGCCTTAGGGATAAAAAAAGAGAAAAAACGTCTTGGTTATGCGGTTCAGGAGGTAAAAGGAGATGCCCTGCAAAAAGCAATTTCTCCCAATGTGGTGGAATCCCTGACAGGGAAAGTCGCAGGGCTTACGGTAACCAATAGCAGCGATTTCTTTTCTGATCCCAAACTGTATTTAAGAGGTAAAAAACCCCTAATTGTGATTGATGGTGTGCCAAGTACCACTACGGATATGTGGAATATCAGTTCTGATGATATCGAAAATATCTCGGTATTAAAAGGGGCTGCTGCTTCTGCATTATACGGCTCTTTAGGCTTGAATGGCGCGGTGCAAATCAGTCTGAAAAGTAGCAGCAATGCAGCGAAAGGAACCACCATGTCCGTCAATTCTTCTACTACTTTTCAGGGCGGGTTTATCCGGATTCCAAAAGCACAAACCCAATATGGGCCTGGAGATGCAGGTGAATATGCTTTCGGTACCGGCGGCCCGGGAGGCGGCGGTATCAATGATTTTGATTACTCGGTATGGGGACCCAAATTTGACGGACGCCTGTTGCCTCAGTATGATTCCCCTATTGATGCTGCTACTGGAAAAAGAATCCCTACGCCATGGCTTTCCAGAGGAGCGGATAACCTGGGTAATTTCATGGAAACCGGATTGGTAACTTCGACTAACTTCTCGGTACAGAGTAAAGGGGAAAGCGGTGGTGTAACACTTTCCGATACCTATAAATATTCAAAAGCATCGGTTCCGGGAGCTAAATTAAACATCAATACTTTCCGCATAAATGGAAATTTAAACCTGTCAGATAAGCTGTCAGTTGATGGTTCATTACAACATACCTATGAGTATGCCAGTAATTTACCGAGGAATAATTATGGACCTCATTCGCCAATATATAACCTGAGTATCTGGGGCGGAGCTCATTTTGACATCAGAGACCTTAAAGATTATTGGGTTCCGGGTAAGGAGGGCATCAAACAACGCTTCGTTGAAAACTGGAGATATAATAACCCTTACATGCTGGCCCATGAATGGAAAAGACCGTATACTAAAAATGATGTCCTGGGTTTCTTAAAACTGAATTATAAAATCAGTGATAAACTGGATGCACATGTCAGGACCAGTTTAAATACCTATTCTTTAACAAAAGATGAGGAGATCTCCATGGATATCTACGATTATGATATTTCCGATCGTGGTGGCAGATACAGACATAACGAGTATGGAATGCTGGAATCAAACACAGACTTCTTAGTCAAATACCATGATAGCTTTTTCAATGAGGTCTTCAGTGTGAATGCAACCTTAGGAGGGAATCAACTCTATAAAAGCAATAATGAAGCACATGCCAGTACCACCAAACTGATTGTTCCGGGAATCTTTAAACTGAATAATTCGACAGATAAAGTTTTACCTACGAGTTATAAGGATAAAAAAGGAATTTATAGCGCGTATTCGTCAATCGATCTGGCTTATAAGAATCAAATCTTTCTGGGGATGACCGGCAGGGTAGATAAGTCTTCGACCTTACCTGTAAACAATTCTACCTTCTTTTATCCATCCTTATCGTTAAGCGCGGTGGTTAGCGATATGGTTCATTTGCCTAAGGCAATTAATTTCTTAAAAGTAAGGGCTGCTTATGCAAAAGTAGGTAGTGACGGGATTGGCGAGGACGAGGATATTTATAATGCAGTGAACTCTTATACTACAGGTAGCCGGAATAGAAATCTTCCGATTGCAGCTTATCCGTCTATTATAGATAATCCCAACCTGAAACCAGAATTCAATACCACCTATGAGTATGGTTTAGAAGCCAGATTCCTGAATGATAGACTGGGATTTGACTTCTCTTATTATAGAAACGATTATGGACCTCAGATTTTTACACAGGTATTCTCGCAGACTTCAGGTTATACAGGGATCAGATTGAATGGAAGGACAACACAAAGAAGGGGATATGATTTCTCTTTCAATGCCACTCCGGTTAAGACGGAGAACTTCTCCTGGATGGCCCTGGTTAATGTAGATGGTGGAAAAGATTACCTGAAATCACTGCCGGCGCTTGCTGATGGAAGCCCGCAGTTAAAGGAAGGAAGAACACCCGTTGGCGGACGCTTAGATGATTACTGGTATTCGGACTGGGAAAAATCTCCTGACGGACAACTGATTATGAATGAGGATGGATTACCCAGAATTACAGACTATGATGTAAATATAGGAAATCAGAAAACCAGCTTCTCCATCAGTATGAACAATACCTTCAGCTATAAAAACATCTCCCTTTCCTTTTTAGTGGATGGTAGATTTGGTGGAATTACCTATGATCGGTTTGAAAGAGACCTTTGGCGGTCTGGTTCTCATCCGGATGCCATTGCACCGGAAAGGGAACTTTCAAATATTGCCTATGCGAATGGTACTGATCCCAGAACAATGCTCATCCCGGGACTGAAAATTGTAAGTGGGGAAGCGAAATATGATCCGGATGGTAATGTGCTCTCAGATACAAGGGTTTTTGCACCGAATGATTATAAAGTGGATTACCAAACCTGGGCAAAACAATATAAAGCTGCCTGGCAGAACAATGTGATTGACAAAACCTTTATCAAGTTAAGGGAGGTGGTGTTAACCTATAACGTACCTGCTTCCTTTTTGAAGAACAAGTTTCTGAAAGGTGCTTCATTGTCTTTTGTTGGAC
- a CDS encoding CAP domain-containing protein: MKKLLFIPLLILVCFLSDCKKSNDLSEEIDHSNPGKDKVGTNLNNALMLQAVNTVRAAGCNCDGEKMPPVPALTWNDQLALAAKLHTEDMVKNNFFDHVNKDGQSPGDRIKAAGYNFRFYAENLAIISTDEKGVVAYWLSSKGHCKNIMNASAKEIGVARVNNSWTMKLAARL, encoded by the coding sequence ATGAAAAAATTATTGTTTATTCCGCTGTTAATCTTGGTTTGCTTCCTGTCAGACTGCAAAAAATCTAATGACTTATCTGAGGAAATAGATCATTCTAATCCTGGAAAGGATAAGGTTGGGACCAATCTGAACAATGCACTGATGTTACAGGCGGTAAATACAGTTAGAGCTGCAGGCTGCAATTGTGATGGCGAAAAAATGCCTCCGGTTCCTGCTTTGACCTGGAATGATCAGTTGGCACTTGCTGCAAAACTGCATACCGAAGATATGGTAAAGAATAATTTCTTTGACCACGTTAATAAGGATGGGCAATCGCCCGGCGACCGGATAAAGGCGGCTGGTTATAATTTCCGGTTTTATGCCGAAAACCTGGCCATTATCAGTACTGATGAAAAAGGTGTTGTTGCCTATTGGCTAAGCAGCAAAGGACATTGTAAAAATATCATGAATGCGAGCGCAAAAGAAATAGGCGTGGCACGGGTAAACAATTCCTGGACAATGAAACTGGCCGCCCGATTATAA
- a CDS encoding Fpg/Nei family DNA glycosylase: MPELPDLEVFRENLNERLAGKKLTTVQVPYDKKLNVSGDQLRAVLSGQELKSLSRSGKELHLNFEKGDVLALHLMLRGQLHFFEESHVIKSPVIELFFEGGTGLVMSDFQKMATPTLNPPAAEAPDALDKSVNVDFLIKEFKGKKAAIKAILLDQNKIRGIGNAYADEILWKAGISPYSIAGKIPEEKLKDLHRAINEVLKDAIVQIRKAHPGSITGEFRDFLKVHTQKYPKSPTGGEIIIQKSGARKTYYTEEQELFN, from the coding sequence ATGCCGGAATTACCAGATTTAGAAGTTTTCAGGGAAAACCTGAATGAACGCCTTGCAGGAAAAAAACTGACTACAGTACAAGTACCTTACGATAAGAAATTAAATGTCAGTGGCGATCAGTTAAGGGCCGTGCTCTCCGGACAGGAACTCAAGTCCCTGAGCCGGTCGGGCAAGGAATTGCATCTCAATTTTGAAAAAGGAGATGTACTTGCTTTGCACCTGATGTTAAGGGGGCAGCTTCATTTTTTTGAAGAAAGCCATGTGATAAAATCTCCCGTTATAGAGCTCTTTTTCGAAGGTGGAACAGGACTGGTGATGTCTGATTTTCAAAAGATGGCAACGCCAACTTTAAATCCTCCGGCTGCCGAAGCTCCTGATGCGCTGGATAAAAGCGTGAATGTTGATTTTCTGATCAAGGAATTCAAAGGTAAAAAGGCGGCGATAAAGGCGATTCTGCTGGATCAGAATAAGATCCGCGGAATTGGAAATGCCTATGCGGATGAGATTTTGTGGAAAGCCGGGATTTCTCCCTATTCAATCGCCGGGAAGATTCCGGAAGAAAAACTGAAAGACTTACATCGGGCGATAAATGAGGTACTGAAGGATGCGATCGTGCAAATCAGAAAGGCACACCCTGGCAGTATTACCGGTGAATTCCGTGACTTTCTGAAAGTGCATACCCAGAAATATCCTAAAAGCCCGACAGGAGGGGAGATCATTATTCAAAAATCAGGAGCGCGGAAGACCTATTATACGGAGGAACAGGAACTTTTTAACTGA